A genome region from Bradyrhizobium sp. WSM1417 includes the following:
- a CDS encoding ABC transporter ATP-binding protein, which yields MSSIISVANLSKTYGSGFKALKNVNLDIRRGEIFALLGPNGAGKTTLISIVCGIANPSEGKVLVGGENIQTSYRKARSLIGLVPQELHTDAFESVWATVSFSRGLFGKPKNPDHIEKVLKDLSLWDKKDSKIITLSGGMKRRVMIAKALSHEPQILFLDEPTAGVDVELRKGMWEVVRTLQQSGVTIILTTHYIEEAEEMADRIGVINKGEIVLVEDKATLMQKLGKKRLTLHLQGKLDALPESLRHYELDLCDGGATLVYDYDTKGERTGITSLLGDLRTAGIRFNDLDTTQSSLEDIFVDLVRAS from the coding sequence ATGTCCTCCATCATTTCCGTCGCCAATTTGTCGAAGACCTATGGGTCCGGCTTCAAGGCGCTCAAGAACGTCAATCTCGACATCAGGCGCGGCGAGATCTTCGCGTTGCTCGGCCCCAATGGGGCCGGCAAGACCACGCTGATCTCGATCGTCTGCGGCATCGCCAATCCGAGCGAAGGCAAGGTCCTCGTCGGCGGCGAGAACATCCAGACCTCCTATCGCAAGGCGCGCTCGCTGATCGGGCTGGTGCCGCAGGAATTGCACACCGATGCCTTCGAGAGCGTGTGGGCGACCGTGAGCTTCTCCCGCGGGCTGTTTGGCAAGCCGAAGAATCCCGATCATATCGAGAAGGTGCTGAAGGACCTCTCGCTGTGGGACAAGAAGGACAGCAAGATCATCACGCTCTCCGGCGGCATGAAGCGCCGCGTGATGATCGCGAAAGCGCTGTCGCACGAGCCGCAGATCCTGTTCCTGGACGAGCCGACCGCCGGGGTCGACGTCGAACTGCGCAAGGGCATGTGGGAAGTGGTGCGCACGCTCCAGCAATCCGGCGTCACCATCATCCTGACCACGCACTACATTGAGGAAGCCGAGGAGATGGCCGACCGCATCGGCGTCATCAACAAGGGCGAGATCGTGCTGGTCGAGGACAAGGCCACCTTGATGCAGAAGCTCGGCAAGAAGCGGCTGACGCTGCATCTGCAAGGCAAGCTCGATGCGCTGCCGGAGAGCCTCAGGCATTACGAGCTCGACCTCTGCGACGGCGGCGCGACCCTGGTCTACGACTACGACACCAAGGGCGAGCGCACCGGCATCACCAGCCTGCTCGGCGACCTCCGCACGGCCGGCATCCGTTTCAACGATCTCGACACGACGCAATCGTCGCTCGAGGACATCTTCGTCGATCTCGTGAGGGCGTCATGA
- a CDS encoding ABC transporter permease, whose product MNYRAVRAIYLFEMARTWRTLLQSIVSPVVSTSLYFVVFGAAIGSRISQVEGVSYGTFIVPGLIMLSVLTQSIANASFGIYFPKFTGTIYEILSAPISYFEIVLGYVGAAATKSIILGLIILATAGLFVPLHIHHPVWMLAFLVLTAVTFSLFGFIIGIWADGFEKLQMIPMLVVTPLTFLGGSFYSIDMLPPAWRTVALLNPVVYLISGFRWSFYEIADVSMAVSIGMTTAFLVICLVVIWWIFRTGYRLKN is encoded by the coding sequence ATGAACTACCGGGCTGTCCGCGCCATTTACCTGTTCGAAATGGCGCGCACCTGGCGCACGCTGCTGCAAAGCATCGTGTCGCCGGTGGTCTCGACCTCGCTGTATTTCGTGGTGTTCGGCGCCGCGATCGGCTCGCGCATCAGCCAGGTCGAGGGCGTCAGCTACGGCACCTTCATCGTGCCGGGCCTGATCATGCTCTCGGTGCTGACGCAGAGCATCGCCAACGCCTCTTTCGGCATCTACTTCCCGAAATTCACCGGCACGATCTACGAGATCCTGTCGGCGCCGATCTCCTATTTCGAGATCGTGCTCGGCTATGTCGGCGCGGCCGCGACCAAATCGATCATCCTCGGCCTGATCATCCTCGCCACGGCCGGACTGTTCGTGCCGCTGCACATCCACCATCCGGTCTGGATGCTGGCCTTCCTGGTGCTGACGGCGGTGACGTTCAGCCTGTTCGGCTTCATCATCGGCATCTGGGCCGACGGATTCGAAAAGCTGCAGATGATCCCGATGCTGGTGGTGACGCCGTTGACCTTCCTCGGCGGCAGCTTCTATTCCATCGACATGCTGCCGCCCGCCTGGCGCACGGTGGCGCTGCTCAATCCGGTCGTCTATCTGATCTCCGGCTTCCGATGGAGCTTTTACGAGATCGCGGATGTCAGCATGGCCGTCAGCATCGGCATGACGACGGCGTTCCTGGTGATCTGCCTGGTCGTGATCTGGTGGATTTTCCGTACGGGATATCGGTTGAAGAACTGA
- a CDS encoding L,D-transpeptidase has protein sequence MRSFFIAFTSLMLLSAGAAQAKVEITVDKDNQQMTVAVDGVARYHWPVSTGIPSRETPNGAFRTFRMEEDHYSKEFDDAPMPHAIFFTKVGHAIHGTDSVGRLGTPASHGCVRLSRQNATTLYALVQQQGVLNTTVTLTGSAQVALARNPRGRSPTAVARAPQPAEEQYATSGDPVNLTPQAAPARRYMPQDDNYIYPADGSDTSARYPAPRGTRPLYDAQVYQQQPQQYYNQGNGTYYQPQPRQVYQPRGYYYQN, from the coding sequence ATGCGTTCGTTTTTTATTGCTTTCACCTCCCTGATGCTTTTGAGCGCGGGCGCCGCGCAGGCCAAGGTCGAGATCACCGTCGACAAAGACAATCAGCAGATGACCGTCGCTGTCGACGGCGTCGCGCGCTACCACTGGCCGGTGTCGACAGGCATCCCCTCGCGGGAGACGCCGAACGGCGCGTTCCGCACCTTCCGCATGGAAGAGGATCACTACTCCAAGGAATTCGACGACGCGCCGATGCCGCACGCGATCTTCTTCACCAAGGTCGGGCACGCCATCCACGGCACCGACTCGGTCGGCCGGCTCGGCACGCCCGCCTCGCACGGCTGCGTGCGGCTGTCGCGCCAGAATGCCACGACGCTCTACGCGCTGGTGCAGCAACAGGGCGTGCTCAACACCACGGTGACACTGACCGGCTCGGCGCAAGTGGCGCTAGCGCGCAATCCGCGTGGCCGCAGCCCCACGGCAGTGGCCCGCGCGCCGCAGCCCGCCGAAGAACAATACGCCACATCAGGCGATCCCGTGAACCTGACGCCTCAGGCCGCACCTGCCCGCCGCTACATGCCGCAGGATGACAACTACATCTATCCGGCCGACGGCAGCGACACCAGCGCGCGCTACCCGGCGCCGCGCGGCACCCGTCCGCTCTATGACGCACAAGTCTATCAGCAGCAGCCGCAGCAATATTACAATCAGGGCAACGGCACCTATTATCAGCCGCAGCCCCGGCAGGTTTACCAACCGCGTGGCTATTACTACCAGAACTGA
- a CDS encoding acyl carrier protein encodes MRQSTAGIAPACARIGHRPTQGSNSPQPSTQRRSDQIDNQGGSPIVVPLFLGHDITREQISDFCVTALANILRISRDRVDISTKFSRLGLDSAMLVYLMMELEEKLDLELSTDDFYDHPTVEALSRFLVDKRAIRPAA; translated from the coding sequence TTGCGGCAGTCGACCGCAGGAATAGCGCCAGCCTGTGCACGGATTGGGCACCGGCCGACGCAAGGAAGCAACAGTCCACAACCTTCAACGCAGCGGCGTTCCGACCAAATTGACAACCAGGGGGGCAGCCCTATTGTCGTTCCATTGTTTCTGGGACATGACATAACACGCGAGCAGATTTCGGATTTCTGCGTTACCGCCCTGGCAAATATCCTGCGAATCTCAAGGGATCGCGTCGATATCAGCACGAAATTCAGCCGCCTCGGCCTCGATTCGGCGATGCTGGTCTACCTGATGATGGAACTCGAGGAGAAGCTCGACCTCGAACTATCGACGGACGATTTTTACGACCATCCAACCGTTGAAGCCTTGTCGCGATTTCTCGTCGACAAGCGCGCAATCCGCCCCGCCGCCTGA